The proteins below come from a single Limnobaculum xujianqingii genomic window:
- the kefB gene encoding glutathione-regulated potassium-efflux system protein KefB — protein MDTSPQLIAVLVFLSVAVLAVPLAKRIGIGAVLGYLVAGIAIGPWGFRLINDVDEILHFSEMGVVLLLFVIGLELNPAKLWKMRKPIFGLGTAQVLITSAVLCGLLYWAGFGLSAAIIGAIGLSMSSTAMALQLMKEKGMRGDGGQSGFAVLLFQDMAVVPALALVPILAGTGGTGADWFTILSKVVGLAILVLGCRYLLRPIFRYVAASGVREVFTATALLVVLGAAVLMQQIGFSMALGTFLAGVLLAESEYQHELEVAIEPFKGLLLGLFFISVGMVLNLGVFYSHILQVLVGVCVLLLVKSVVLYGLARFFRINRSERLQFSAVLSQGGEFAFVLFAAAKSQNIFNSEQIAMLLVVVTISMMTTPILMQLVDKILARRYNPGDEPTQASDVEDDEPQVIVVGFGRFGQVIGRLLMANEIRLTVLERDVSQVSILRSYGYKVYYGDATELDLLRAAGAEKAKAIIIASDLPEETMTVVRLCQQYFPNLSILARARGRVEAHELLSAGVELFSRETFSSALDLGRKALIDLGMHPHQAYRAQQYFKRLDENMLRELVPVRQGEVQQISRVAEARRELENLFQREIQHDSKLSDAWDLDDEVQEARHEERD, from the coding sequence ATGGATACTTCACCCCAACTTATCGCTGTTTTAGTTTTTCTCTCCGTGGCCGTTTTGGCGGTTCCTCTGGCAAAACGTATTGGTATTGGCGCGGTGCTGGGTTATTTGGTAGCCGGTATTGCTATTGGGCCTTGGGGATTTCGACTGATTAATGATGTTGATGAAATCCTTCATTTTTCTGAAATGGGCGTAGTTCTGCTGCTGTTTGTTATTGGTCTGGAATTGAATCCGGCCAAGCTGTGGAAAATGAGAAAGCCCATTTTTGGCTTGGGTACTGCTCAGGTATTGATAACCAGCGCCGTTCTTTGCGGATTGCTATATTGGGCCGGGTTTGGTTTGTCTGCGGCAATTATTGGTGCCATTGGCCTGTCCATGTCATCTACTGCAATGGCCCTACAGTTGATGAAAGAGAAGGGAATGCGCGGTGATGGCGGACAGTCAGGCTTTGCGGTGCTGCTGTTTCAGGATATGGCTGTTGTTCCGGCACTGGCACTGGTACCCATTTTAGCGGGAACAGGTGGAACCGGCGCAGATTGGTTTACCATTCTCAGTAAAGTGGTTGGACTGGCAATTTTAGTGTTGGGCTGTCGTTATTTATTGCGTCCAATTTTTCGCTATGTTGCTGCTTCAGGGGTACGGGAAGTGTTTACCGCCACCGCGCTGTTGGTGGTATTGGGCGCAGCCGTGCTTATGCAGCAGATAGGATTCTCCATGGCGCTGGGTACTTTCCTGGCGGGTGTGCTACTGGCAGAAAGCGAGTATCAGCATGAACTTGAAGTGGCTATTGAACCGTTTAAGGGTCTGCTGTTAGGGCTGTTTTTTATTTCCGTCGGAATGGTACTCAACTTAGGGGTTTTCTATTCTCATATCCTACAGGTGTTAGTGGGGGTATGTGTTCTGTTACTGGTCAAAAGCGTCGTGTTATATGGGTTAGCCCGTTTCTTCCGAATTAACCGTTCAGAACGATTACAGTTTTCTGCGGTACTCAGCCAGGGAGGTGAATTTGCCTTTGTACTGTTTGCTGCGGCGAAGTCTCAGAATATTTTCAATTCAGAACAGATAGCTATGCTGTTGGTGGTGGTGACTATCTCTATGATGACCACACCAATATTAATGCAGTTGGTTGATAAGATATTGGCCCGCCGTTATAACCCTGGAGATGAACCGACTCAGGCATCTGATGTCGAAGATGATGAACCTCAGGTGATAGTGGTTGGATTTGGTCGTTTCGGTCAGGTGATTGGCCGCTTGTTGATGGCAAATGAAATCCGTCTGACCGTACTGGAGCGGGATGTCAGTCAGGTAAGTATATTGCGCAGCTACGGTTATAAAGTTTATTACGGTGATGCAACAGAACTTGATTTGCTACGCGCTGCTGGTGCGGAAAAAGCCAAAGCCATTATTATCGCCAGTGATTTACCGGAAGAGACTATGACGGTAGTTCGTCTGTGTCAGCAATACTTCCCTAATCTGTCGATTCTGGCGCGAGCCAGAGGGCGGGTAGAGGCTCATGAACTGTTGAGCGCCGGTGTTGAATTATTTTCCCGGGAAACATTCTCCAGTGCTCTTGATTTAGGGCGTAAGGCACTTATCGATTTGGGCATGCATCCTCATCAGGCCTATCGTGCTCAACAGTACTTTAAGCGTCTGGATGAGAATATGCTGCGTGAACTGGTACCTGTTCGACAGGGTGAAGTTCAGCAGATATCTCGGGTAGCGGAAGCGCGGCGTGAACTGGAAAATCTGTTCCAGCGAGAAATTCAGCATGACAGTAAGCTATCTGACGCCTGGGATCTGGATGATGAAGTACAGGAAGCCCGGCATGAAGAACGTGATTAG